The DNA sequence caggtctaaatcagtcctcgTAGGAACTGgctcccaggtctaaatcagtcctcgTAGGAACTGgctcccaggtctaaatcagtcctcgTAGGAACTGgctcccaggtctaaatcagtccccagTGGAACTGgctcccaggtctaaatcagtccccagTGGAACTGgctcccaggtctaaatcagtccccagTGGAACTGgctcccaggtctaaatcagtccccagTGGAACTGgctcccaggtctaaatcagtccccagTGGAACTGgctcccaggtctaaatcagtccccagTGGAACTGgctcccaggtctaaatcagtccccagTGGAACTGgctcccaggtctaaatcagtccccagTGGAACTGGCTCCCAGGTCTACCATCCAGCCACTTTACACAACCAGCTACCATCCAGCCACACTTCACAACCAGCTACTATCCAGCCACAGTACACAACCAGCTACCATCCAGCCACACTACACAACCAGCTACCATCCAGCCACAGTACACAACCAGCTACCATCCAGCCACAGTACACAACCAGCTACCATCCAGCCACACTACACAACCAGCTACAATCCAGCTACACAACCAGCTACCATCCAGCCACTTTACACAACCAGCTACCATCCAGCCACACTTCACAACCAGCTACCGTCCAGCCGAAACTACACAACCAGCTACCATCCAGCCACACTACACAACCAGCTACCATCCAGCCACAGTACACAACCAGCTACCATCCAGCCACAGTACACAACCAGCTACCATCCAGCTACACAACCAGCTACCATCCAGCCACTTTACACAACCAGCTACCATCCAGCCACTTTACACAACCAGCTACCATCCAGCCACACTTTACACAACAAGCTACCGTCCAGCCGAAACTACACAACCAGCTACCGTCCAGCCGAAACTACACAACCAGCTACCGTCCAGCCGAAACTACACAACCAGCTACTATCCAGCCACAGTACACAACCAGCTACCATCCAGCCACAGTACACAACCAGCTACCATCCAGCCACACTACACAACCAGCTACCATCCAGCTACACAACCAGCTACCATCCAGCCACTTTACACAACCAGCTACCGTCCAGCCACACTACACAACCAGCTACTATCCAGCCACAGTACACAACCAGCTACCATCCAGCCACACTACACAACCAGCTACCATCCAGCCACACTACATAACCAGCTACCATCCAGCTACACAACCAGCTACCATCCAGCCACACTACACAACCAGCTACCATCCAGCTACACAAACAGCTACCATCCAGCCACACTTCACAACCAGCGACCATCATGCTACACAACCAGCTACACAACCAGCTACCATCCCGCTACACAACCAGCTACTATCCAGCCACACTACACAACCAGCCACCATCCAGCCACACTACACAACCAGCTACCATCCAGCCACACTACACAACCAGCTACTATCCAGCCACACTACACAACCAGCTACCATCCAGCCACACTACACAACCAGCTACCATCCAGCCACACTACACAACCAGCTACCATCCAGCTACACAACCAGCTACCATCCAGCCACACTACACAACCAGCTACCATCCAGCCACACTACATAACCAGCTACCATCCAGCTACACAACCAGCCACACTACACAACCAGCTACCATCCAGCTACACAAACAGCTACCATCCAGCCACACTTCACAACCAGCGACCATCATGCTACACAACCAGCTACCATCCAGCTACACAACCAGCTACCATCCCGCTACACAACCAGCTACTATCCAGCCACACTACACAACCAGCCACCATCCAGCCACACTACACAACCAGCTACCATCCAGCCACACTACACAACCAGCTACCATCCAGCCACAGTACACAACCAGCTACCATCCAGCCACACTTCACAACCAGCTACCATCCAGCCACACTACGCAACCAGCTACCGTCCAGCCACACTACACAACCAACTACCGTCcagccacactacacaaacagcTACCATCCAGCCACACTACACAACCAGCTACCATCcagccacactacacaaacaaCTACCATCCAGCCACACAACCAGCTACCATCCAGCCACACTAGACAACCAGCTACTATCCAGCCACATTACACAACCAGCAACCATCCAGCTACACAACCAGCTACCATCCAGCTACACAACCAGCTACCATCCAGCTACACAACCAGCTACCATCCAGCTACACAACCAGCTACCATCCAGCCATGCTACCGTCCAGCCAAAACTACAGAACCAGCTACCATCCAGCCACACTACACAACCAGCTACTATCCACCCACTCTTCAACCCCAGCTACCGTCCAGCCGAAACTACACAACCAGCTACCATCCAGCCACACTACACAACCAGCTACCATCCAGCCACACTACGCAACCAGCTACCGTCCAGCCACACTACGCAACCAGCTACCGTCCAGCCACACTACGCAACCAGCTACCGTCCAGCCACACTACGCAACCAGCTACCGTCCAGCCACACTACGCAACCAGCTACCGTCCAGCCACACTACGCAACCAGCTACCGTCCAGCCACACTACGCAACCAGCTACCGTCCAGCCACACTACACAACCAGCTACCATCCAGCCACACTAGACAACCAGCTACTATCCAGCCACATTACACAACCAGCAACCATTCAGCTACACAACCAGCTAACATCCAGCTACACAACCAGCTACCATCCAGCTACACAACCAGCTACCATCCAGCTACACAACCAGCTACCATCCAGCTACATAACCAGCTACCATCCAGCTAcacaaccaaatcaaatcaaatgtatttatatagcccttcgtacatcagctgatatctcaaagtgctgtacagaaacccagcctaaaaccccaaacagcaagcaatgcaggtgtagaagcacggtagctaggaaaaactccctagaaaggccaaaacctaggaagaaacctagagaggaaccaggctatgtggggtgaccagtcctcttctggctgtgccgggtggagattataacagaacatggccaagatgttcaaatgttcataaatgaccagcatggtccaataataacatggcagaacagttgaaactggagcagcagcacagtcaggtggactggggacagcaaggagtcatcatgtcaggtagtcctggggcacggtcctagggctcaggtcagttgaaactggagcagcagcacagccaggcggactggggacagcaaggagtcatcatgtcaggtagtcctggggcatggtcctagggctcaggtcctccgagagagagaaagaaagagagaaagagtgaattagagaaagcatacttaaatgatcattgatgccccacgaggtgagatcttgcatggagccccagaccgagggtgattgaccgtcatcttgaatttcttccattttctaataattgcgccaacagttgttgccttctcacctaGCTGATTGcatattgtcctgtagcccatcccagccgtgtgcaggtctacaattttatccctgatgtccttacacagctgtctggtgttggccattgtggagaggtttgagtctgtttgattgagtgtgtggacaggtgtcttttatacaggtaacgagttcaaacaggtgcagttaatacaggtaatgaatgAGTGGataacaggagggattcttaaagaaaaactaacaagtctgtgagagacggaattcttactggttggtaggtgatcaaatacttattgcaTGCAATacaatgctaattaatt is a window from the Oncorhynchus keta strain PuntledgeMale-10-30-2019 chromosome 6, Oket_V2, whole genome shotgun sequence genome containing:
- the LOC127930820 gene encoding soluble scavenger receptor cysteine-rich domain-containing protein SSC5D-like translates to MVTGSLPSSHFTQPATIQPHFTTSYYPATVHNQLPSSHTTQPATIQPQYTTSYHPATVHNQLPSSHTTQPATIQLHNQLPSSHFTQPATIQPHFTTSYRPAETTQPATIQPHYTTSYHPATVHNQLPSSHSTQPATIQLHNQLPSSHFTQPATIQPLYTTSYHPATLYTTSYRPAETTQPATVQPKLHNQLPSSRNYTTSYYPATVHNQLPSSHSTQPATIQPHYTTSYHPATQPATIQPLYTTSYRPATLHNQLLSSHSTQPATIQPHYTTSYHPATLHNQLPSSYTTSYHPATLHNQLPSSYTNSYHPATLHNQRPSCYTTSYTTSYHPATQPATIQPHYTTSHHPATLHNQLPSSHTTQPATIQPHYTTSYHPATLHNQLPSSHTTQPATIQLHNQLPSSHTTQPATIQPHYITSYHPATQPATLHNQLPSSYTNSYHPATLHNQRPSCYTTSYHPATQPATIPLHNQLLSSHTTQPATIQPHYTTSYHPATLHNQLPSSHSTQPATIQPHFTTSYHPATLRNQLPSSHTTQPTTVQPHYTNSYHPATLHNQLPSSHTTQTTTIQPHNQLPSSHTRQPATIQPHYTTSNHPATQPATIQLHNQLPSSYTTSYHPATQPATIQPCYRPAKTTEPATIQPHYTTSYYPPTLQPQLPSSRNYTTSYHPATLHNQLPSSHTTQPATVQPHYATSYRPATLRNQLPSSHTTQPATVQPHYATSYRPATLRNQLPSSHTTQPATVQPHYTTSYHPATLDNQLLSSHITQPATIQLHNQLTSSYTTSYHPATQPATIQLHNQLPSSYITSYHPATQPNQIKFVAFSPS